Genomic DNA from Vigna unguiculata cultivar IT97K-499-35 unplaced genomic scaffold, ASM411807v1 contig_462, whole genome shotgun sequence:
CAGCATTTGTAGCTTCTCGAGACCAAAGTGCTCTGTCAAAGCCGTTTGATaggtataaataattttacttcaATATTGAAACTAAGTtagaacataaaatttaattcgtACTTCAACATTGAATTTAGATTGTTGTGATCCTATATATTCTATAACAAGATAAacatcaatcaaattaatttatacggTGAATGAACTAGTGAGATCCATCCTCTATATCATCATCGTATTTACGTGTCAAATACTTGGATTGGTATCTTGTAAATCTTGTGTTTTCATCATCatcttactttttattattttgcaaaACTATTAGTGTCAAAGAATGATAATAAGTTGAGTGATAATACCCTTTGAGAACATTTTCAAGGACACAACTCTTTCCGGCTCCCATGCCACCCCCTATAAGTAGTAAAATCGGACTCCTCTCGCTGGGTATAACCTCATCCATGTCACCATTTTTTGCTTTCATCTCTTCTGTCGAAGTAGACAACCTTCTTGTCACCTGAATATTCTTGTTTTCTCTTTCAAACCTTTGTTTTCTGTGAACACCACACCATAATATAgccaaacaaatatttaatatatgtatactaagaaatatatatcattaaaactttgaaaACTTTTAGCTCCATCACACTATCGTGACATTAATTTGAactatattagaaaatattgtACAAGTTaaggaaaatataattttacctCATAGCTGCCAATATAATTTTCTTGAACTTTTTCGTATGTCCAGACTCAACACTTAaagcctatatatatatatatagatattaagttaGGATTCACGTATAATTTACTTTGGAAGGGTGACATCAACTTTATTATTAACTCATAATTTGTTCAcgaactttatatatattttttaaaagaaaaaaaaaatatattggtgAACGAACAAGGTAAGATAAGATAAATACCAAATTAATGACATGTGTGACTTGATTCCAGTGAAATGCTAAATAACTGTTAACGCATCTCTCAAACTCATCCATGAGATTCATATATAAAGAATAAGCGTTGCTCCCGTTGACACTACAAATGTATTCATAGATATTTTCATCACATTCTTTGGATCTTCTCAAAAGGTCTTGGGCCAATATACATAATACTGGAACCTCACTAGCATCTTTAAATCCAATCTGTCTTGCTGCAGCCACATCAACTAAATAAGATAGTGAAAACATTATACAACATATATTATAGACACTGAAAAAGTGCATGaagatttaatataaaaagaataaaataataaatttataagttatataATGTGACAAGGAGTTAGATAAAGTGAAAAAACAGATATATAATAGACTATATATGTACATAAAATCATGATATATGTGTATTTTCCTTTTAGCTTATTTCATTGGAGAGAACAGAAAGATTGAAAGTCACAGATTAAACATCATATACCAACGTAGTGGGAGAACTTTTCAATCTCTATAAGACGGTTAGATTTCGTCTTTTTTAGCAGTGGAATCAACTTCTTCTGCTCTCTCACCATCCTCGCTCGTGGTAGGAAGATTGAGGCTGTGACGACAATTAACCCGGCGAAGGAGACACCTAAAACATGTAataacttcattttctttaaaactCGAATCATAGCTATTGGTTTAGGTTTACAAATGCGGGAGGCGGAAGAATCTatcaattttgttgtttttataacTAATGTGTTGTAGTTCcctgctttttcttttttcttttttttttataaaaatctaaaTCTTAACAAATCACGACTTTCAGATCTCAATCAGTTAAGGCATGACAATTAAGGACCACGAATTATCCTTTAAATAATGTATCCTTCACTTCGAGCCAcatgttataataaaaacataaaagaggtGTAATCAAAAAACATTAGAAACAGGAAATTATCACACTTATCAAGGATTTTACTAGCACTCAAGTCTCATTCTTGTGCAAAGACTCCTCTTTTCATCTAGGGGCAGAATCCACTTGTTATCCTTAGCAAAACATAAACAATTGCTTCAAAATATCTAGTTGATTTAATCAACTTCACCACTTTTATGGCAACTAacgtatatttttttctcaatttaagtacttatatttttttaaaatagacttTATACTGTTCATTCTGTTACGTTCCATTTTTATGTCATACATGtcaatttgtaatatttttttttcttttattctttttttatgttttcttgatcATGTTAAGTGTTAGCATTAGTGTCATGTAttagttcaatttattttaataattaacattaaataattactttaataacaaaacaatacACAACAAATTAATTCATAATCATCGATGCCGGATGCCGAATGACGTCCGATCggatcaataaaaaaaatgttaagaaaacataaagtataatttatttggaaaaaataaaaaatatagagacTGTTAGACTATTATGTTACAAGACTGTAAATGAATATTACACTTCAACAATATTATACTACAGGAGTCTTATATATCTGCATTGCAATTTCAGACTTtgatacataataaatataaatactcattaaacattaacttaatttttaattcacaataataaatgtgttaaaagttttaaataatgacaaataCAAGATTATACCATTaagacataataaatataaatagtaattaaacattaaaaaaaactttaatttacaaataaattttttttgttaaaagtttgaaataatgacaaatcaaaatattattacattaacatataataaatataaatactaattaaacattattcaaatttttaattcactaactaaaaattgtctttattttgaaatttaaataatactaattaaaaattatgatttttctttcattaaaacACACATGTATGTTATTTCATCcgcatattattataattaatattaattgaattagtTAGTGAAGATTTactatcaataaattgatgCATATTATATTTCGATTAGGAAGTAAAAAATGGTGTGCATGCAAAGATGTCAGTGGCTCCCTTAGAGGAAAACGTGGGACTGACCGATACGCTGGTTCTTTTGCAGGTTCCtctgaaaaaacaaaacaaaacgaAGTTATTGTCCTCTTTCCACAGAAAAATCAAAATCGTGCAAAAATGTTATTTCTCTCTCAGCCTGTTCTAATGTTTATAATTATTGTACTCCTCTGCACCACAAAATAGGCTCTACATGTATATAATCAAAGCTTCAACCCTCCTTACCGAGAAAATGATGTTCTCTGGGTTAAGGGTTTTATGTTGTAGTTGTAGTACTGCGCTGAGCCTCTGCTATGATTTCCATTTCTTTGCAGTcgatagaatttttttttctgagattATTTAGAGATTCACGTTTTTGGTAAGTCACGCCTGAATcaaaactttgaatatttcaatagAACTGCTTACCTgaatgtaatgtttttttctgCCATAGTTGTTAATCCATTGGTACTAACATCTCCAAATTCCTACTTTTAAAATTCAGGTAGTTCTAGATTGTTCTcataattataggaattattAGTTCATGCAGTAGTTTCtaggatttttattttcttcacctTTCTAgaaatttatatcattattcaaaatacCTCTTATAATGAcgagaatgaaacttcttccaACCGGTGACACGAATTCCcttgatataattttttgttcaacaGCTCAGCTGTAAGTTTATCTCCGAAGCTCTCATCCCACCTTTGTACTAATTTGTAATGCATGtgatatagttaataatttctataattattttaacgtATATTAATGAAACTAAAAGttctaaaaatatgataataaagtttgaatttaaaataaattttaattaaaaggtttttaaaatatgatgtcttcttaatatacttttttaaggTCTTTAAACAACTTTTACAGATTTCTAATCAAATTTTCTATTTAAGATGGAAACAAAATctgaaaataaagtaataaaaaaatttaatgaaaatatgtgaacaataaaaattaataataataaaattaaaatataatatacaaaaataaataaataatgatataatgatataattaataaaataaaaataaagtaaataataaaatattagaagtaatacttcatttaaatttgtaatacacttatattaaatttataaataatttcaataactGTTTTACTAAAATGTGAAAGttataaattctttaaatttttaaagatataaaactatttatttatttcaatttcaatttttttttaaaattaatatttatatctcAACATTGAAATTCTAAATATACGGTTACAAagtgtttgaatttgaaatttgaaatctaaaaaaagtataaaaatatgttaacaaAAAGTTGAATTcgaaattcaaaataatgaaacttTTTTATGGCAACTACCGTATATTTTTTCAGAATTAAgtactcatattttttttaaataaactttatatgGTTCATTCTGTCGTATTAACGTGTTATATTTCTATGTAATACATTTCAATTTGTAatacttttgttttgtttttaattattatatttcttttttatgttttcttgattTATCAGTGTTGTTTATGTTAGTATTActcttacaataataataataataataataataataataataataattattattattattattattgaagttCCCTCatctatgttaaaattgaaTTCTGTTGGATCACATATAACCACTTTTTTATCATTGATATTTGTGGTAATGATCATGCCTTTCCATTCTTTTCCCGAATCATTCATCGAGATTCGTGGTTGTTATCTGTTTTACGTTCAGTTTATTGGCTTGAACAAATTTCACATTTATGCCTATacattcttctttatttatattatgtacTTCATGTTAGTATAATTGGTTAAAGAAAGGAAGGTTTATAGAGCTTTAGACTTTTTCCGATGAAGACTCGACatataaataacacaaaaatcacTTTATACTGATTTACCCAACTCAGATGTTATGTGTAATTCTTCTTTAAGACAAAGCTTGAAATGttccattaataaaataaattaattgactACAACAAGTACGTCAAGTGTCGTTGATTACAACCAGTACACAAATCAATTTTGGTTCCAAGTGCACAAATTAATCATAGTTATTCAAGTACATTAATCACTTTTGATTATATAATGAGTGCACAAACAACTCTTGATTTTCGTTTTAATCTCTCCCTAAGTCTAGAACCTCACGTAAtcataaaagaaacaaatttcaaaaagagAGCAACATAAGCTCACTAAGAAACTTAATAACATGAAAAAACACAGAGATTTTACCCACCCACATAGAGCATTTAGAAACTCAAATACCGGTAGGTTATGTAACTTGTATGTAgtgttcatttttatttattgtgttcctctttgactttgattcctttatataggcttctagagataattgttgtttcatctctttttctaagatatgatatttttttcatctttgatGGGTGTTGGTCTAAAAGCTTGATAAAGAAATGATTAATCTTGTATCAACTTCGTACTTTTGACTTTTCTTgataaggaaacaattcaaaacaaatataatttaaaaatatagaagtGTATCATGAGTGaattatatataactaataatttgtttcctttttcatatttaaaattgttgttgacaaactttatatataaaagcttTATATGtgaactttgtaaataaatagtTTCCATTAAAGGTTTTGCAACGCTTAATTGCATTTCAAATTTGCCtcacaaattttatattctataaaattttacttGACAGATcataacaaacaaaacaaaactaatattaGAGCTTCACCTAGCACAAAACAAATGTTAGAAGGTTCATCTAACAAATAACGTATATACCTACTTATAAAAACTCTCTTTGAGAGTCTACTGGAGCTTAAATCGTGTTATGCTTCAAGAAGGACAAACAAATTGCTTAAAGAGCTCGTCATcgatgataagaaaaaaaaaaaaaaacaaaaacttcatcaaatgcacattaaaagataaatgaaaCTTCATTTAATACAACTTTAAAATGAGACCTGCATATGTTGCTACAAAAAATTACACGTTTGAAAATTCTCATAACTAAAGCATGTACGAGAGTGTTGTCTTTTTGTGATCATAAAAATCTCTCTTgaagaatatttattaaagttatacCATCTAAAAAGACTATGTAAGGATTATTATACCATGTAAGATTTCAACTTCTATATGTTTTACTACTTTTTGTATATATCTTTGGTTACTCTGTCATATACAAAAGTGAGGCAATGAGTGAATTGAAAATTGTTTCTCATTCTGTTAGAAGGTGGGACAACTGGCACCGAATAATAAAATCGTAAAGAGAGAGAGTAACAAATTCAAGTATAATTATGGAGTGAAACTCAAATAGATAAATAGGTCAAAGGGAATAGTGAGAGAGGGGAGAAAATGGTTagtctatattttttttcttgagtatTCTTCTTCTTTGATATTTTGTAAAGTGCTACTGGGTAGCTCTTCTTCCGCTGTTAAGTGCTTTTCAAAAAGAATAATACCACATTAACTATCTTTTCTTCACACATCATTAAATTTgaacattt
This window encodes:
- the LOC114171990 gene encoding uncharacterized protein LOC114171990: MVREQKKLIPLLKKTKSNRLIEIEKFSHYVARQIGFKDASEVPVLCILAQDLLRRSKECDENIYEYICSVNGSNAYSLYMNLMDEFERCVNSYLAFHWNQVTHVINLALSVESGHTKKFKKIILAAMRKQRFERENKNIQVTRRLSTSTEEMKAKNGDMDEVIPSERSPILLLIGGGMGAGKSCVLENVLKGALWSREATNAVIVVETNVFSETEIIYMALNSRVHHDDMLQTAELMHQSSTHVALSKLVTALNEGRDVIMNDTLSCESFIKQTIAMARNIHEYQYQMGVGYKVAEDGTVTENYWERLHDTKEENQSKEISNGKPCTKKPYSIALFGVVCDSYLAMVRIIRKAIITRSAVNINSQLKSHKMFANAFPRYCNLVDYARLCCTNVVGRSPNVRV